A single Spirochaetota bacterium DNA region contains:
- a CDS encoding phosphoribosylaminoimidazolesuccinocarboxamide synthase — MDAIVTSKIPGAKKLFSGKVRDVYSADREHLIIISTDRISAFDHVFPNGIPGKGVILNRISNLWFSSIKFIKNHIVETDYRNFPAPFRNHPDQVADRAVLVKKAKRIDFECVARGYLIGSGWKDYQETGEVCGIRLPANLELAQELPAPLFTPATKAKTGHDMNVSIEVMRKKLGTDVADRLGELTLQIYEYAREKLKKSGIILADTKFEFGFIANEIVLIDEILTPDSSRFWDAGGYTVGKSPESFDKQFIRDYLDTTTWDKNSPPPPLPLEIIEKTIAKYEEIRQRIFSAE; from the coding sequence ATGGACGCGATCGTAACATCGAAAATACCGGGCGCAAAAAAACTCTTCAGCGGTAAAGTTCGTGATGTTTACAGTGCCGACAGGGAACACCTCATAATTATATCGACCGACCGTATTTCTGCATTCGACCATGTATTTCCCAACGGTATTCCCGGAAAAGGAGTCATCCTTAACAGGATATCGAACCTCTGGTTTTCCTCGATTAAGTTCATAAAGAACCATATAGTCGAAACCGACTACAGGAATTTTCCCGCTCCATTCCGCAACCACCCCGACCAGGTGGCCGACCGGGCCGTTCTCGTTAAAAAGGCCAAGAGGATCGATTTCGAATGCGTCGCCCGGGGATATCTCATCGGCAGCGGTTGGAAGGACTACCAGGAGACCGGAGAGGTCTGCGGCATCAGGCTTCCTGCGAATCTCGAATTGGCCCAGGAGCTGCCCGCGCCGCTCTTCACGCCGGCGACCAAGGCGAAAACCGGTCACGACATGAACGTATCGATCGAAGTGATGCGTAAAAAGCTCGGGACAGATGTCGCCGACCGGCTCGGTGAGCTTACGCTCCAGATATACGAATACGCGCGCGAAAAGCTTAAAAAATCCGGCATAATCCTCGCGGACACCAAGTTCGAATTCGGATTTATCGCGAACGAAATAGTGCTCATAGACGAGATTCTCACTCCCGACAGCTCGCGCTTCTGGGACGCCGGCGGGTACACGGTCGGTAAATCACCCGAGAGCTTCGACAAGCAATTCATCCGCGACTATCTCGATACGACGACATGGGACAAGAATTCCCCGCCCCCCCCCCTGCCGCTGGAGATCATCGAGAAGACCATTGCGAAATACGAGGAAATCCGGCAGAGGATTTTCTCGGCCGAATAA
- the fliS gene encoding flagellar export chaperone FliS has product MALPQKNPYDQYKRTEINTANQGKLIVMLYDGAIKFLNIAIENMGPRTYDVVNTNIIKAQDIITELLLSLNVSEGGEISKSLMSLYLYFKKRLLEANVQKDAEILKEVLLHLMELRAAWDKISAKESRADSQPGLHPKGGFSIEG; this is encoded by the coding sequence ATGGCTTTGCCTCAGAAGAACCCGTACGACCAGTACAAGCGCACCGAGATTAATACCGCGAACCAGGGGAAGCTCATCGTCATGCTCTATGACGGAGCGATCAAGTTCCTCAATATCGCCATCGAGAACATGGGACCGCGCACATACGACGTCGTCAACACCAACATCATCAAAGCGCAGGATATAATCACCGAGCTGCTCCTTTCGCTCAACGTTTCCGAGGGCGGTGAGATTTCCAAAAGCCTGATGAGCCTTTACCTCTACTTTAAAAAAAGATTGCTCGAGGCGAACGTCCAGAAAGACGCTGAAATACTGAAAGAAGTCCTGCTGCACCTCATGGAACTTCGCGCGGCCTGGGACAAGATATCGGCCAAGGAATCCCGCGCCGACTCACAGCCCGGCCTTCACCCCAAAGGCGGCTTCAGCATTGAGGGCTGA
- the prfB gene encoding peptide chain release factor 2 translates to MRANELYDSVGIATLKEKLKILEQQTFSEGFWKDMERGATVNQEISRLKKKIEPWERLRSSIAEARDLMAMAHPESDTEVLAELMTSIPALERRFDELETLELLAGEDDQKNAFISIHPGAGGTESQDWASMLFRMYVRWAENNELEVEVIDYTPGEEAGIKSGTALIKGDYAYGFLKCERGIHRLVRISPFDSNKRRHTSFASVEVVPEAPEDIDIGISESELRIDTYRASGAGGQHVNRTDSAVRITHLPTGIVVQCQNERSQHKNKASAMKVLKSKVYELRRKEMEEKKQEKIGAKKDISWGNQIRSYVFQPYTMVKDHRTGEEVGSIEHVMEGEINRFIYTYLKSIRRKIE, encoded by the coding sequence GTGAGGGCCAACGAACTGTACGATTCCGTTGGAATTGCCACTCTAAAGGAAAAGCTGAAAATACTGGAACAGCAAACCTTTAGCGAAGGCTTCTGGAAAGACATGGAGCGCGGCGCCACGGTTAACCAGGAGATCAGCAGACTGAAAAAGAAAATTGAACCCTGGGAAAGGCTTCGGTCCTCGATTGCCGAAGCACGCGATCTTATGGCGATGGCGCATCCGGAATCCGATACGGAAGTGCTGGCGGAACTCATGACGAGTATACCGGCTCTCGAAAGACGTTTCGATGAACTGGAGACACTCGAGCTTCTGGCGGGCGAAGACGATCAGAAAAACGCGTTTATTTCTATTCATCCCGGGGCGGGTGGTACGGAGTCGCAGGATTGGGCGAGCATGCTTTTCCGCATGTATGTACGATGGGCGGAGAACAACGAATTGGAGGTCGAAGTTATCGACTACACCCCCGGCGAAGAGGCGGGAATAAAAAGCGGTACGGCTTTGATAAAGGGCGACTACGCATACGGTTTTCTGAAATGCGAGCGCGGCATACACCGGCTGGTAAGGATATCACCGTTCGATTCAAACAAACGCAGGCATACCTCGTTCGCGTCGGTCGAGGTAGTACCGGAAGCGCCCGAGGACATAGACATCGGCATAAGTGAATCCGAATTGCGCATTGACACCTACCGTGCGTCTGGAGCGGGTGGCCAGCATGTCAATCGAACCGATTCGGCCGTTCGCATAACACACCTGCCAACGGGAATAGTGGTGCAGTGCCAGAACGAGCGATCTCAGCACAAAAACAAAGCCTCGGCCATGAAAGTCCTTAAATCCAAAGTCTACGAGCTTCGGCGAAAAGAGATGGAGGAGAAAAAGCAGGAAAAGATAGGCGCGAAAAAGGACATCTCGTGGGGGAACCAGATCCGGTCGTATGTTTTTCAGCCGTATACCATGGTAAAGGACCATCGAACTGGTGAAGAGGTGGGAAGCATCGAGCACGTTATGGAAGGGGAGATAAACAGGTTTATTTACACATACCTGAAATCCATCAGAAGAAAGATTGAATGA
- a CDS encoding DNA photolyase gives MRRIEDIKIILYQDDQRENGLVEKYLSLPGKRHHSYRTEEDLAGAIDFARREGRSSKEVLILKEFKGRFFQLCPGSPNMICCRYLLLNTGFNCLYDCVYCYLNSYLNSFGIVQFTNVFRVLDEMTGFYRTCDRGRIYRVGTGEFTDSLMMDEVTGIGRAIIEHASLMPNVMIEMKTKSDNIDHLLDIDRKGNAVLAWSLNTQRNIDRYEKDSGSLASRISAASRAAAAGYFVAFHFDPVILYPEWEREYRSLVDALYNAVPSARIVWISMGGFRYGPGFREAVRVRFPDEDITTAEMFPGKDGKLRYFKPVRRSIYHTLTDRIKAHGGRPFIYLCMEAADMWEEVFGKTYSSSAELELDMSGHLKRHFLLFDR, from the coding sequence ATGAGAAGAATAGAAGATATCAAGATCATCCTGTACCAGGATGATCAGCGGGAAAATGGGCTGGTGGAAAAATATCTATCGCTGCCTGGCAAAAGACACCATTCATATCGAACCGAGGAGGACCTTGCCGGCGCCATAGATTTTGCACGGCGGGAAGGTCGTTCATCCAAGGAGGTGCTGATACTCAAGGAATTCAAGGGAAGGTTTTTTCAGCTCTGCCCCGGCTCTCCGAACATGATTTGCTGCCGCTACCTTCTGCTCAATACCGGCTTTAACTGCCTCTACGACTGCGTTTACTGCTATCTCAACTCGTATCTCAATTCGTTCGGAATAGTCCAGTTCACCAACGTGTTCAGGGTTTTGGATGAGATGACAGGCTTTTATAGGACCTGTGACAGGGGGCGGATATACCGGGTGGGCACCGGGGAATTCACCGACTCGCTCATGATGGACGAGGTTACCGGGATCGGCAGGGCGATTATTGAGCACGCCTCGCTAATGCCGAATGTAATGATTGAGATGAAGACCAAGTCGGACAACATCGACCACCTTCTCGACATTGACAGGAAGGGAAACGCGGTGCTTGCATGGAGCCTCAATACCCAGAGAAATATCGACAGATACGAGAAGGATTCGGGGTCGCTTGCCTCGCGCATATCGGCAGCTTCACGAGCGGCCGCAGCCGGGTACTTCGTCGCCTTCCATTTCGATCCGGTAATCCTGTATCCCGAGTGGGAGCGGGAGTATCGCTCCCTGGTCGACGCCCTGTACAATGCTGTTCCTTCCGCGCGTATAGTATGGATTTCAATGGGAGGCTTTCGATACGGACCGGGCTTCAGGGAAGCTGTCCGTGTGCGCTTTCCCGACGAGGACATCACCACCGCGGAGATGTTTCCCGGAAAAGACGGAAAGCTCCGTTATTTCAAACCGGTTCGAAGAAGCATATATCATACCCTGACCGATCGAATCAAGGCCCATGGGGGTCGGCCGTTCATCTATCTCTGCATGGAGGCCGCCGATATGTGGGAGGAAGTCTTCGGCAAAACCTACAGTTCTTCTGCGGAACTGGAACTCGATATGAGCGGACACTTGAAGCGGCACTTCCTATTGTTTGATCGTTGA
- a CDS encoding histidine triad nucleotide-binding protein, whose translation MGCLFCNIIKGEVPSTKIYENDRVYSFEDINPVAPVHILVIHKTHIKNIDELSESNASIMADLFLAVREVARIKGIDTDGYRVIINNGASGGQVIWHLHVHVLGGLPSLGPMLAV comes from the coding sequence ATGGGATGCCTGTTCTGCAATATTATCAAAGGCGAAGTCCCCTCCACTAAAATCTACGAGAACGACCGCGTTTACTCATTCGAGGACATCAATCCGGTCGCGCCGGTGCACATCCTTGTAATTCATAAGACTCATATCAAAAATATCGACGAGCTCAGTGAATCAAACGCTTCCATAATGGCCGACCTTTTTCTCGCCGTCAGGGAGGTCGCCCGAATAAAGGGGATCGACACGGACGGCTACAGGGTTATTATCAACAACGGCGCCTCGGGTGGGCAGGTAATCTGGCACCTCCACGTTCACGTCTTGGGTGGACTTCCAAGCCTCGGCCCAATGCTTGCCGTCTAA
- a CDS encoding hemolysin family protein produces MISSYIVYETAILVFMALTFVLSAMETAIISSSPIRLRSLSEKGSGSATRALDLLENVEDSMGMLQIVINIIEISASAFLAYVATRAFMLDESDLFILAIAQTIIFLTFCEILPKVISRSDPERFLMFFSYPITALTLVFRPVTRFSLYFSGKLRTLFNLELGKYSFVSSRDDIGLLFKLGMAHGVIDEDHHDYITEILSFNRVTAYEVMTPLIDVVSVERKKGIRHVIRLIEETRFSRIPVYEERVDNIVGYVYYRDLLMDTGVRSIDQILNKPHFVPSTKKIHELFHEMKEMNLTVVFAVNEFGAVDGLVTREDIAEEIVGEIQTSDHPGEQLIEMIGKNRYLLSGNLDIDFFQRRFAVPVEKKGFETLAGFVITEMGRIPKKGERFVFARHTLIVEEATDRSVEKIVLITPGRSDRAHGASDK; encoded by the coding sequence ATGATATCGTCATATATCGTTTACGAAACGGCCATCCTTGTTTTCATGGCGCTGACATTTGTTTTATCCGCGATGGAAACGGCGATTATTTCATCGAGCCCCATCAGGCTGCGCTCGCTGTCGGAGAAGGGAAGCGGAAGCGCCACGCGCGCCCTGGATCTCCTCGAAAACGTGGAAGACTCGATGGGGATGCTCCAGATCGTCATCAACATTATCGAGATATCGGCGTCCGCATTCCTGGCCTACGTGGCCACCAGGGCGTTCATGCTCGATGAAAGCGATCTATTTATTCTCGCGATAGCTCAGACGATAATCTTTCTGACATTCTGTGAAATATTGCCTAAAGTCATATCGCGTTCGGATCCGGAACGCTTCCTCATGTTTTTTTCGTATCCGATAACGGCGCTCACCCTTGTCTTCAGGCCGGTTACGCGCTTCTCTCTGTATTTTTCCGGGAAGCTCCGCACCCTGTTCAACCTTGAACTGGGGAAATACTCGTTCGTAAGCTCGCGCGATGACATAGGCCTGCTGTTCAAACTCGGCATGGCGCATGGTGTGATCGACGAGGACCATCACGATTATATAACTGAAATTCTTTCCTTTAACCGCGTAACGGCGTACGAGGTGATGACCCCGCTTATCGACGTTGTTTCAGTCGAACGAAAGAAGGGCATCAGACACGTCATCCGGTTGATCGAGGAGACGAGGTTTTCGCGAATTCCCGTATACGAGGAAAGGGTGGATAACATCGTTGGATATGTCTATTACCGCGACCTGTTGATGGATACCGGTGTGCGCAGCATCGACCAGATATTAAACAAACCGCATTTTGTCCCCTCGACGAAAAAGATCCACGAGCTGTTTCACGAGATGAAGGAGATGAATCTGACCGTGGTCTTTGCGGTGAACGAATTCGGGGCCGTGGACGGCCTTGTCACCCGGGAGGATATCGCCGAGGAGATCGTGGGCGAGATACAGACAAGCGACCATCCAGGCGAGCAGCTTATTGAAATGATCGGAAAAAACAGGTACCTGCTGAGCGGTAATCTGGACATAGATTTTTTCCAAAGGCGCTTTGCCGTGCCGGTTGAGAAAAAGGGTTTTGAGACACTGGCGGGATTTGTTATCACCGAAATGGGCAGGATCCCTAAAAAGGGGGAGCGGTTCGTCTTCGCCCGGCACACGCTGATTGTCGAGGAGGCGACGGACAGGTCCGTGGAAAAAATCGTCCTCATTACGCCCGGTCGAAGCGACCGGGCGCATGGGGCCTCCGACAAGTAA